Part of the Nicotiana sylvestris chromosome 5, ASM39365v2, whole genome shotgun sequence genome is shown below.
CCACCAAAGCCACTTCCACCGCCATCAACTCCACATTACCCACCACCAACACCAACACTACCCCCACCGCTACTGCCGTCAACTCCTCAATATCCACCAACAACGCTAACACCTCCACCACCGGCATCAACTCCAAAATACCCACTACAAATACCACTGCCACCGCCGGTAACTCCAGAATACCCATCACCAACACCACTGCCACTGCCGTCAACTCTACAAAACCCACCACCAAAACCACCGTCACTGCCATCAACTCCACAAAACCCACCACAAGAACCACCTATAAAAACAATAGCATTACCCCACAAGAACTGGACACCCTCCTCGCAGCCTTAAGGTATCGCGGTTACCCTCTCTTCAGCAACGCTATCGACACCTCCGACGTCCAATTACAAATGCTCTCCACAGTCGCCGACACTTCATCGGCATTCACTATCTTCGCTCCAAAAGACCATTTCCTTTACACCCTCGATATGGCCTCCGACGCCGATGCTTACGTGGCCGCACTCATGTGCCACGTCATCCCTTCTCGCCGACTCACCATCACCCAACTCCGTAACCTCACTTCTCCTTATCTCGAGACCCTTTTGCTCCATTACAGCATCCTAGTCGGGAAGAGCAAGAGCGACGACGTTTTTGTTACAGTTGATGGGGTTCGGGTTTCGGATCCGGATCTTTATCTCGGGTCAAAATTTGTTGTTCATGGGTTAGATGGGATTCTTCTGACTGGGTTTAATATGTATGAGGACACTCTCAGCCATATGGGGAAAGGATTCTTTGCTCCGGAGATGGGGGAATTCATTGGTTCTCAAACTGGAGGGAATTCTGCGGCGGCGACGCCTAAGAAAGCGTCGTTGCCGGCGGCGAAGATTGGAGGATTTTCGAGAATTATGAGGAAGCAACGGAGACTGCAGTATCGCCGGATTTGGAGGAGTAATTACAGTTTCCGGCGTAGCTATGATGGTAGTCGCAGTGATGATGATTTCTAGGGGCATTACTGTAAATCTCAGCTTTCTTCTGGGGCAAATGTGTCTTCTATGAATGTTGCAACAGAAGTGAAAATTAGTGAAAATGTAGAAAATGTGAATTCCCGATTGAATATCAATGAAATCGATAGGTAATTGTTGTGAAAATTCTCATTTTTGTATTTGGAGATCAGAAATCACTCTATTCTCTCACTTCTTATCTTCTATTTATTTGGGAATTCTGTACAAAATGAAAATGAACAAAGATCCACTTAATCCTCTTCGCTGAAACatcttttttcttaataaaaaaaactaattaatggAAGTTTATATTCTTTTTCAAATTAATCTTTGACTATATTCGTTTCTTCTCATTATGTGAAAAATAACGAAGAAAGCAAACTTGTTAAGTATACCGCGAACCACTTATTTCCTCTCGTTAATCCCATTCCATtttgtttatatatatttatCAAATTTATTAATGAGCGATCTTATTGAAACTCAATGTATAATTCCACAATTTTGCTTCAATTATACAAGCAGGAATAATCATATAATTAAGAGTTTATGACCAAGTAAGCTAATGGTCATAAACTACCCCATTAGCTTTCGTAAGTAAACAAAGTAACATGACAAGAGAAAAAATGTGGAATAAACTCAAGCATCAAGCATGTTAAAGCTTTATATATTAATCTTTCATAATACTTGTGATAGATAAAAAACCCTTCATTTTTGTTTTGCAAcattaaaattaattgattatcGAGCCAAAGGAGATGGTATCTCTGGGGTTGAACAAGACTCACTAGCATCACAATATCCATGTAGAATATCTCTTTCTTCGGATGTGAAACCAATGGATCCAAGCATGGACGGCCAACACTGGCGTTCAATAGTTCGTATGGCACCACAACAGTCGGGTCCGAGGTAGGTTTCACCATTAATGAAGAAAAGCACGATCTCCCCGGTGCATGTTTGGAGCTCCAACAATGAGTCCCAACACTGCGACGAACCTTCTTCGTCTTCTACCTTTAAACGTGCCAAAAGAGTTGTACAAGAAGCAGATTTATTAGTGGTTGAAGGTCTAGCTTGAAGAATATTGATCCATGAAAATAGGGTAAGTAGTAGTACAACTTTAAAGACCGTGAGACTCTTCATGTTTGTATAAGTTACAGTATATAACTAAGGAGTGGGATATATTCGTGTGATGATCGTAGGAGAAAGGAATTGTGGGagctgttatatatatatatatatgtgtgtgtgtgtgtgatttgtgaagaagaatttTCGGAATTTATGGGGATCGGAAGGTGAAGAGTTATGAAATTAATATGGAAAAGAAACAAATACATTAAGTCTTTTGTACAACTGATACGGGGTAATAATTGATTAATGTTTATAATGAAATAAAATAGAATGGGATACGATTAATTGTCCACTTATTAAATAATGGCGTCTGAAGGGTTTTTCGTTAGTTCTGATAATAACTACTGAAAATGTATTTATTCTTAGTCTATTAATTAACCAATAGCATTATGTTTACTTGATTTAATTACAATTTGTAGTAATGGCTATTTGATCAATTAATAAGATATATATCGTGGTTCATGTATTATGGCGTACACTGTTTAATCAAATTAGACTTTTCAGTATCAAATGTTTAAAACGTATGTATGAGCTAGCTTACTTGGAGACACCGACATAACTGTCGTTGAAATTGTGCAtgtcattttttctttcttttttttgtgaataattttttttttatagtaTGAATATATAGATGAAGTAAAGCATCACTCCACCCTAGCTCGCATATATAGCTATATCACTACAAGAGAACAGGCCATTAGCATGGGAAATTAGCGTGGGACTTCAGTTCCCTAGCTAATATAAGCATCTACGCATGTAGCTAGAAAAGTCCGATTTCCATGCGAATTTTTTCGATTAAAAATATAGTCACAAAATAGCTAGGAATCAACTAGGACTATTCCTTGCTAAATAATAGCTACAGTTTTTTCCTAGCCAAATTTATAGCTAATATTTAGCGGGAATTCTAATTTGGCGCTaaatttatttttccaaaaagagCGTAGTTTAGCTAGGGACACAGTCCGTAGCGCATCCCTAGCAATGCACTAGCTAGGAAAGTCTCCTTAGCTAATCTATAGCCAAATATCAGCGGAAATCCTATTTTGGCGCTAAAAATTTTGCGGAAGATTTGTCTTTTAGCTAGGATTACATTCTGTGGCTAATCCCTAGCTAAAAAGTAGCTACAAATGTTTCCTTTTAGCGGGAAGTTAAATATGGCGCTAATCTTTTTTTGTCAATTTTGGTTGTTTAGCTAGCAAAGTAGCAATGAATCCAAGCTAGTCTCTatcaaattattattattataaaagtttAATTACGGTCTTTGGACTTTTGGTTGAAATCCCTAAACTAAAGGCAGCCGTTTCCTTAAATTTGTAAAGATAGGCTTAATAGTTAAAATCCTTAGTAATCTTATTTTAGTTGGACTTTTGGTTGAAATCCCTAAACTAAAGGCAGCTGTTTCCTTAAATTTGTAAAGATAGGTTTAAAAGTTATAATCCTTAGTAATCTTATTTTAGTAGAATTACAGTATCTCAATTCCTTTAAATCCGCTAAACACCCACGCACTCTTCCACGTCTCTTCATCTTTATAAATCCTCAACTATCATCTTCCAATTCAGTGGAGGAAGAACTCATATTATCGTTGCCGCTTGTAAGCTTCCGTGAAGGTAAGAATTTCTCTTATACCTAAAGTATTTGTGCAAAGAGGTTTGTTGTGAGTGTTTAATTTGTTCTGTAATTAtcacttttaatttaattttttcattttagCAAGATACTGATTAACAAAATATCATCAAAATTCAATGAATCCAAACCTGTGGAAGATTGTGAGTGTTCATCAGTACCTTTCTTGCACCAGGAACTCTTGTCAT
Proteins encoded:
- the LOC104218029 gene encoding cell wall protein DAN4-like, which encodes MANSSLLTLFLILSIISTTNAAVNFTSPTTKATSTAINSTLPTTNTNTTPTATAVNSSISTNNANTSTTGINSKIPTTNTTATAGNSRIPITNTTATAVNSTKPTTKTTVTAINSTKPTTRTTYKNNSITPQELDTLLAALRYRGYPLFSNAIDTSDVQLQMLSTVADTSSAFTIFAPKDHFLYTLDMASDADAYVAALMCHVIPSRRLTITQLRNLTSPYLETLLLHYSILVGKSKSDDVFVTVDGVRVSDPDLYLGSKFVVHGLDGILLTGFNMYEDTLSHMGKGFFAPEMGEFIGSQTGGNSAAATPKKASLPAAKIGGFSRIMRKQRRLQYRRIWRSNYSFRRSYDGSRSDDDF
- the LOC104218027 gene encoding egg cell-secreted protein 1.1; translation: MKSLTVFKVVLLLTLFSWINILQARPSTTNKSASCTTLLARLKVEDEEGSSQCWDSLLELQTCTGEIVLFFINGETYLGPDCCGAIRTIERQCWPSMLGSIGFTSEERDILHGYCDASESCSTPEIPSPLAR